The proteins below are encoded in one region of Neodiprion virginianus isolate iyNeoVirg1 chromosome 7, iyNeoVirg1.1, whole genome shotgun sequence:
- the LOC124309555 gene encoding macrophage mannose receptor 1-like isoform X2 yields the protein MTGLLVLLPMHLACQIMCAGNSTNGNVTFVQNTSTGKQNSSPLPEGYISFPDIGVAYKSHHTQGVSWHEARKRCIIEGATLAVIDSLKKQEYVMKVKPYVRSLHIGIHRLFDRNEWTSVKTGLPVSFVPWAPNQPTQEADRNCVVMWHDGRGLAASVCNNYEQAFVCEIPI from the exons ATGACAGGGCTCCTCGTTTTGCTTCCGATGCATCTCGCCTGCCAGATAATGTGTGCCGGGAATTCTACTAACGGAAATGTAACTTTTG TTCAAAATACGTCTACTGGTAAGCAAAACAGTTCCCCGTTGCCCGAGGGGTACATATCCTTCCCGGATATCGGTGTCGCCTACAAGTCGCATCACACGCAAGGTGTGTCGTGGCATGAGGCTCGAAAACGATGCATAATAGAGGGCGCTACCTTGGCGGTGAtcgattcgttgaaaaaacagGAATACGTAATGAAAGTTAAACCATACGTACGTAGTTTGCACATTGGGATTCACAGATTGTTCGACAGGAATGAATGGACAAGTGTCAAGACTG GTCTTCCCGTGTCCTTCGTTCCATGGGCGCCTAATCAACCGACCCAAGAGGCGGACCGAAACTGCGTAGTGATGTGGCACGACGGACGAGGACTTGCTGCATCAGTGTGCAATAACTACGAGCAAGCCTTTGTTTGCGAGATTCCGATATGA
- the LOC124309555 gene encoding uncharacterized protein LOC124309555 isoform X1 has protein sequence MAALLVSLPLQIACQIMCGTNSTNNNLNCFDNTPSFQQHAPLSKGYVAFPDIGRAFKSYHDKEVTWDEARRRCIENGANLAVIDSLTTQDYIMKVKPAMSSAHVGIHRFFNGEEWTSVKNGLPVSLVPWAPNQPFEGADLKCGGMWHDGRGLFSETCTDKRHFLCEISIPKENV, from the exons atggcAGCGCTCCTCGTTTCGTTGCCGCTGCAAATCGCCTGTCAAATAATGTGCGGAACAAATTCAACCAACAATAATCTAAACTGCT TCGATAATACACCGAGTTTTCAGCAACACGCGCCGTTGTCCAAAGGATACGTAGCCTTTCCGGATATCGGGCGCGCCTTCAAATCGTATCACGATAAAGAAGTGACGTGGGACGAAGCTCGGAGACGATGCATCGAAAACGGCGCCAATTTGGCAGTAATCGATTCGTTGACCACGCAAGATTACATTATGAAAGTTAAACCAGCCATGTCTAGCGCTCACGTTGGGATTCACAGATTTTTCAACGGGGAAGAATGGACGAGTGTCAAAAATG GTCTTCCCGTGTCTTTGGTTCCATGGGCTCCCAACCAACCGTTCGAGGGTGCCGACTTGAAATGTGGGGGGATGTGGCACGACGGAAGAGGACTTTTTTCCGAAACGTGCACCGACAAACGACACTTCCTTTGCGAGATATCGATACCAAAGGAGAACGTTTAG